TGTAGAATTTAAAGGGCGGCATCGTACAACAGGCGGCAGGAGATGTCACCCTCGAGACGCCCAGACTTTCCTGAAAATAATGAAAGCAAATTCGCGCTTCCATTCGATACGGGTCTGTTTGAGTATCGCCGCCATGAATACGCAAAAAATCGCCGGATCGCAGATCAACGCCTCACGCATCATTTACGGATGTATGACCTCCGCACTCCCTTGGGGGCCGGAACGGGATGCGGAAAAGGAAAAACAAGGACTCGCCGCCTTCGAACAAGCCGTCGAATGCGGCATCAACCTTTTCGACCACGCCGACATCTACTGCTCCGGCAAAGGGGAAATTCTTTTCGGCGAATTCCTTAAAGCCAATCCGGGGCTGCGGGAAAAAATTTATGTGCAGACAAAGTGCGGGATCCGCCTTCCAAACAGTCCGGTTCAAGGCGCGCCCCACCGGCTGGACAATTCCGGAAAACATATTCTGTCGTCCGTGGATGCCAGCCTCAAACGCCTTGGCCTTGATTATCTCGATATTCTGCTTCTGCACCGCCCGGACGCTTTGGTCGAGCCGGAAGAGGTCGCGGCCGCCTTCAACAAACTCTATGCATCCGGCAAGGTTCAGGCTTTCGGTGTCAGCAACCATACCGCCGGACAGATTGCCCTGCTGCGCCGCTTCGTCGAACAGCCGCTGGTCGCGAATCAGGTGCGCATTAATCTGATGCACTCCCATATGTTTGATGAGCCGCAGAATTACGATCAGGGCGGCGGGGCCGGCGGATTTCTCGGCACGCTCGAATACTGCCGTCTGCACGACATCACCTTGCAGGCCTACAGTCCGCTGATGCACGGACGGCTGAGTCAAAACGATCTCAACGAACGGGAATCCGCATGCCTGAAGGCTCTGCAAACGATGTCCGCCGAAAAAGGCGTATCGACCGACACGCTTCTTATGGCCTGGCTTCTGCGCCACCCGGCAAAGATTCAGCCGATCGTCGGTTCCTGTAATATCGGACGCATCGTCGCCTGCTGTCGGGCCGACGAAGTCGAACTGACGCGTGAAGAGTGGTATTCCCTGTGGGTCGCCGCCCGCGGTACAAAACTGCCGTAGTCTCTGGCCGGTCTAACCCTTTCCGCGGTTCCGCGTGGAAAAATTCGGGGCAGATAGCATTCGGCTCTTCTGGGCGTTCCTGCTATACACGGCCCTCGTTTTTAATTTTACCCCGGATTAAACCGTCATGATCACAACCTCAAAAATCACGATGCGCTTCGGCAAGACAGCGCTTTTCGAAGACGTTTCGGTGAAGTTTGTTCCCGGCAACCGCTACGGGCTGATCGGGGCCAACGGTTCGGGAAAATCCACATTCATGAAGATTCTGACCGGTCAGCTGGAGCCGAGCGAAGGAACGGTCACGATCGGCCCCGGCTGTACGCTCGGCTATCTCCGGCAGGATCATTCCGCGTTCGATGAGTTCACGAT
The sequence above is a segment of the Kiritimatiellaceae bacterium genome. Coding sequences within it:
- a CDS encoding aldo/keto reductase, giving the protein MKANSRFHSIRVCLSIAAMNTQKIAGSQINASRIIYGCMTSALPWGPERDAEKEKQGLAAFEQAVECGINLFDHADIYCSGKGEILFGEFLKANPGLREKIYVQTKCGIRLPNSPVQGAPHRLDNSGKHILSSVDASLKRLGLDYLDILLLHRPDALVEPEEVAAAFNKLYASGKVQAFGVSNHTAGQIALLRRFVEQPLVANQVRINLMHSHMFDEPQNYDQGGGAGGFLGTLEYCRLHDITLQAYSPLMHGRLSQNDLNERESACLKALQTMSAEKGVSTDTLLMAWLLRHPAKIQPIVGSCNIGRIVACCRADEVELTREEWYSLWVAARGTKLP